The following coding sequences lie in one Deltaproteobacteria bacterium genomic window:
- a CDS encoding response regulator transcription factor, producing MIKILIADDHAIVRQGLKQIFEGNPDMVMADEASNGQEVLDKVWKNDYDMVLLDISMPGTRGLDILKQLRTQRPGLPVLILTMHSEEQYAVRALRAGASGYLTKESLPDELITAVRKVSRGGRYVSASLAEKLAFDLERDAEKPLHEKLSDREYEVMRMIASGKTLKEIAEELCLSIKTISTHRSRILKKMKMRNNAELMHYVIKHGLVE from the coding sequence ATGATCAAAATACTCATCGCTGATGACCACGCAATCGTTCGCCAAGGCCTGAAGCAGATTTTCGAGGGCAATCCGGACATGGTTATGGCTGATGAAGCCAGCAATGGGCAGGAAGTGCTAGATAAGGTATGGAAAAATGACTACGATATGGTGTTACTGGACATTTCCATGCCCGGAACAAGGGGATTGGATATTCTAAAACAATTAAGAACTCAAAGACCCGGACTCCCGGTTCTGATATTGACCATGCATTCTGAAGAACAATACGCGGTGCGGGCTTTAAGGGCAGGGGCCTCCGGATATTTGACCAAAGAAAGCTTGCCGGATGAATTAATAACGGCTGTGAGAAAAGTATCGCGGGGTGGAAGGTATGTCAGTGCTTCTCTTGCCGAAAAATTAGCGTTTGATTTGGAAAGGGATGCAGAAAAACCACTTCACGAGAAGCTCTCCGATCGTGAGTATGAGGTCATGCGCATGATTGCTTCGGGAAAAACGCTTAAGGAGATTGCCGAGGAACTCTGCCTGAGTATAAAAACCATCAGCACCCACCGATCCCGTATTCTGAAAAAAATGAAAATGAGAAACAATGCTGAACTAATGCATTATGTCATAAAACATGGGTTGGTGGAGTGA
- a CDS encoding GIY-YIG nuclease family protein, producing MDRQYYVYIMTNKHNKVLYTGITNDLKRRVYEHKEKLVDGFTKKYNITRLVYYEVFEDPENAILREKQVKAGSRQKKIDLINSRNRKWFDLYGEL from the coding sequence ATGGACAGGCAATACTACGTCTATATAATGACCAACAAGCATAATAAGGTCCTCTACACAGGAATAACCAACGATCTAAAGAGGAGAGTATACGAACATAAAGAAAAACTGGTTGATGGATTTACAAAGAAATATAACATTACCAGGCTCGTTTATTACGAGGTATTTGAGGACCCTGAAAATGCCATTTTGAGAGAGAAACAGGTAAAGGCTGGCTCCAGGCAAAAGAAAATTGACCTGATTAACAGCAGAAATAGGAAATGGTTTGATTTGTATGGCGAATTATGA
- a CDS encoding response regulator, translated as MSVDRQSILIIDDEPRACQSLAYILNEEGYVPFSVNSGKEAIEAIADRFFNLALIDLKLPDIPGIKVLVKIKELSPDTEAVIITGHASLDTAVQAMQDGAFGYVTKPIDMDYLLAIITRALEKQKSKIERKEAEEELRKSREELRNLSAYLQSATEQERTSIAREIHDDLGQALTALKMDLSWLGKRLPGDQKSLIDKTESMSKLIDATIQTVQRLSARLRPGLLDDLGLTAAIEWQVKEFENRTGTKCELTRSRDDFPQDRDLCTAVFRIFQETLTNVARHANATNVKITLKEELDKLVLEVTDNGKGITENQISDPKSFGLIGIRERARFFNGEVKISGMQDKGSTVRVSIPAGEGQK; from the coding sequence ATGTCAGTAGACAGACAAAGCATTCTGATCATCGATGACGAGCCTAGGGCCTGTCAGTCCCTTGCATATATCCTGAACGAAGAAGGGTATGTACCCTTTTCTGTCAACAGTGGCAAGGAGGCGATTGAGGCTATTGCAGATAGGTTCTTTAACCTGGCCCTGATAGATTTGAAACTCCCTGACATTCCGGGCATCAAGGTGCTGGTAAAGATCAAGGAGTTGTCCCCGGATACCGAGGCTGTAATCATCACCGGGCACGCCTCGCTGGATACCGCGGTTCAGGCAATGCAGGATGGGGCCTTCGGCTATGTGACCAAGCCTATCGACATGGACTACCTGCTGGCTATTATTACCAGGGCCCTGGAGAAGCAGAAATCAAAAATAGAGAGAAAGGAGGCGGAGGAAGAATTAAGAAAGTCACGCGAAGAGTTACGTAACCTTTCTGCGTATTTGCAATCCGCCACAGAACAAGAGAGGACAAGTATTGCCCGTGAGATTCACGATGATTTAGGACAGGCGCTGACAGCCTTGAAAATGGACTTATCCTGGTTGGGAAAGAGATTGCCCGGAGATCAAAAATCGCTGATTGACAAAACAGAATCAATGTCAAAGCTCATTGATGCGACCATCCAAACGGTCCAAAGGCTTTCCGCACGATTGAGACCAGGGTTATTGGATGACCTTGGCCTGACAGCAGCGATCGAATGGCAGGTGAAGGAATTTGAAAATCGTACTGGAACTAAATGTGAACTTACTCGCAGCCGTGATGATTTTCCTCAAGATCGAGATCTTTGTACAGCGGTTTTTCGCATCTTTCAGGAGACGTTGACCAATGTGGCCCGGCATGCAAATGCAACGAATGTCAAAATAACCCTGAAAGAGGAACTTGATAAATTGGTGCTGGAAGTTACAGATAATGGCAAAGGGATTACAGAAAACCAGATTTCCGATCCCAAATCATTTGGGTTGATTGGAATCAGAGAACGTGCCCGTTTTTTCAATGGTGAAGTGAAAATCAGTGGAATGCAAGACAAAGGGAGTACGGTAAGGGTAAGTATTCCGGCGGGAGAGGGACAGAAGTGA
- a CDS encoding response regulator, with protein sequence MIQDSNNSAIGNRQSAIGESVSILIVDDDFGMLQTLNYILTEKGCEVETAADGFEAVERIKERAFDVVLTDIKMPGLNGVGLLKEVNRLSPETTTVMMTAYTLPELVGEAKRQGAVAVLPKPLDLDKIIAFIDELGARKPILILDDDVEFCKTLQKILNKKGCDTIFATEVDKAINLLLESQCRVVLLDMKLNGITGLDALIAIKKADPRVIVILMTGYREEMAGLIEESLKKTAFTCLDKPFDIEELVELLKMVGRKRLQEVLGQCQ encoded by the coding sequence ATGATTCAGGATTCAAACAATTCCGCAATCGGCAATCGGCAATCGGCAATCGGAGAGTCGGTTAGTATCTTGATAGTTGATGACGACTTCGGGATGCTCCAAACCTTGAACTATATCCTCACGGAGAAGGGCTGTGAAGTGGAGACGGCCGCAGACGGCTTTGAGGCTGTTGAGCGGATTAAAGAAAGGGCCTTTGATGTTGTTTTAACGGACATCAAGATGCCGGGCCTGAATGGTGTGGGGTTATTGAAAGAGGTTAACAGGTTATCACCTGAAACCACCACAGTGATGATGACCGCCTATACCTTGCCTGAACTGGTCGGGGAGGCAAAGAGACAGGGGGCCGTGGCCGTGCTTCCCAAGCCTCTGGATCTGGATAAGATAATAGCCTTTATCGACGAACTTGGCGCCCGGAAGCCGATATTGATTCTGGACGATGATGTCGAATTTTGCAAGACGCTTCAGAAAATACTCAATAAGAAAGGTTGTGATACCATTTTTGCTACCGAAGTTGATAAAGCCATAAATCTTCTGTTGGAGTCCCAATGCCGAGTCGTCTTGCTGGACATGAAGCTAAATGGCATAACCGGGCTGGATGCCCTGATCGCCATCAAGAAAGCTGATCCCAGGGTAATCGTCATACTTATGACCGGCTACCGTGAGGAGATGGCGGGACTCATTGAAGAATCCCTCAAAAAGACTGCTTTTACCTGTCTTGATAAACCTTTTGATATAGAAGAACTCGTGGAATTGCTCAAAATGGTCGGCAGGAAAAGACTCCAGGAAGTACTGGGACAATGTCAGTAG